One region of Phragmites australis chromosome 18, lpPhrAust1.1, whole genome shotgun sequence genomic DNA includes:
- the LOC133899110 gene encoding uncharacterized protein LOC133899110: MNSFYSSMAHGLDALHRSLASSPHAFLSAPFLQQAAALLRSLHSQLVHLVQRLHLPPGESWLDEYMDETSRLWDACQLVRAGASALDAYCASTARIAATLHDWLCSPNPHAARQVQRAINAPRRHAVGLQQENRALADNRLDPASLLLDDRSPLEFKLNAFNGFRGVLYALRNASSFLLMLLISGTVSCLPDLARTSGAGVAAHQFRTSGAGYVSSMGRLRQRVAEEMDAVDHSGIMMYEFRQVSAAIDSLKAEFDRVVAMGYGGSVEIRGSLGDRVEIVNGWVGMLRSGAESVIGELDDFFDEIVEGRKMLSDLCSHR; the protein is encoded by the coding sequence atgaACTCCTTCTACTCCTCCATGGCGCACGGCCTCGACGCCCTCCACCGCAGCCTCGCCTCCTCCCCGCACGCCTTCCTCTCCGCGCCCTTCCTCCAGCAGGCCGCTGCGCTGCTCCGCTCCCTGCACTCGCAGCTCGTCCACCTCGTCCAGCGCCTGCACCTGCCCCCCGGCGAGAGCTGGCTCGACGAGTACATGGACGAGACCTCCCGACTCTGGGACGCCTGCCAGCTCGTCCGCGCCGGCGCCTCCGCGCTCGACGCCTACTGCGCCTCCACCGCCCGCATTGCCGCCACGCTCCACGACTGGCTCTGCAGCCCCAACCCCCACGCCGCCCGCCAGGTCCAGAGGGCCATCAACGCGCCGCGACGCCACGCCGTCGGCCTCCAGCAGGAGAACCGCGCGCTCGCCGACAACCGTCTCGACCCCGCCTCGCTGCTGCTCGACGACCGCTCCCCGCTTGAGTTCAAGCTCAACGCCTTCAACGGCTTCCGCGGCGTGCTCTACGCGCTCCGCAACGCCAGCTCCTTCCTCCTCATGCTCCTCATCTCCGGCACCGTCTCATGCCTCCCGGACCTCGCTCGGACCAGTGGTGCCGGCGTCGCAGCGCACCAGTTCCGCACCTCGGGCGCCGGCTACGTCTCGTCCATGGGGCGCCTGCGCCAGCGCGTCGCCGAGGAGATGGACGCCGTCGACCACTCTGGGATCATGATGTACGAGTTCCGGCAGGTCAGCGCCGCCATTGATAGCCTCAAGGCAGAGTTCGACAGAGTCGTTGCCATGGGGTACGGAGGCTCCGTCGAGATCCGCGGGAGCCTAGGTGACAGAGTGGAGATCGTCAATGGCTGGGTCGGGATGCTGAGATCAGGTGCTGAGAGTGTCATCGGTGAACTCGATGACTTCTTTGATGAGATCGTGGAGGGCAGGAAGATGCTCTCAGACCTCTGCAGCCATCGCTGA